The following coding sequences lie in one Kamptonema formosum PCC 6407 genomic window:
- a CDS encoding DUF6887 family protein produces the protein MKPDFETMSKAELRAYFLAHRDDDDAFYTLVDRLKADNKDAVRYPFPDTPELLKEMEENIRDRIKKLKES, from the coding sequence ATGAAACCTGATTTTGAGACGATGAGCAAGGCTGAGTTACGAGCTTATTTCCTCGCTCACAGGGATGATGATGATGCTTTCTATACACTTGTTGACCGTTTGAAGGCGGATAATAAAGATGCTGTAAGGTATCCGTTTCCCGATACTCCAGAGTTGCTGAAAGAAATGGAGGAGAATATTCGCGATCGCATTAAGAAGCTAAAGGAATCATAG
- a CDS encoding DUF6888 family protein — protein MLPTAAQGLICISLCQSLTNFYHSVEILRFDERDGTIFIFAGEELQIQVYRDGTWEYLI, from the coding sequence ATTCTTCCAACAGCAGCGCAAGGGTTAATTTGCATCAGCTTATGTCAATCTTTGACTAATTTTTACCACTCAGTCGAAATATTGCGTTTTGATGAGCGCGATGGCACGATTTTTATTTTTGCAGGGGAAGAACTGCAAATCCAAGTTTACCGTGATGGCACATGGGAGTATTTAATATGA
- a CDS encoding PD-(D/E)XK nuclease family protein: MFRLSQGQLNLLTTCPRKFQHTYLEQLATPYTPEQQEKLAWGSKFHLLMQQREIGLPIEALIEEDAEMHNCLTAFINATPELFPPPENSNLTFRQAEHPRTLIFQDYLITVIYDLFIAEATQAQIFDWKTYPRPQNHKLLAQNWQTRLYLYVLAETSNYLPEQISMTYWFVQLEGENKPQSLKFTYNNIQHEQTRNDLTSILNQLTKWLKLYHEEGEPFPQVEITSNNCDFCQFITRCDRSPETEENTLSNITVTAPPDWLPNLGMIEEISI; this comes from the coding sequence ATGTTTAGACTCTCCCAAGGCCAACTCAACCTACTCACAACCTGCCCCCGCAAATTTCAACACACCTACCTCGAACAACTAGCAACCCCCTATACCCCAGAACAACAAGAAAAACTCGCCTGGGGTAGCAAATTTCACCTGTTAATGCAGCAGCGAGAAATCGGATTACCAATCGAAGCCTTGATTGAAGAAGACGCAGAAATGCACAATTGCCTCACTGCCTTTATAAATGCCACACCCGAACTTTTTCCCCCCCCAGAAAATAGTAACCTCACTTTCCGCCAAGCTGAACATCCTCGTACCCTCATCTTCCAAGACTATTTAATTACCGTAATTTATGACCTCTTCATAGCCGAAGCAACACAAGCTCAAATCTTTGACTGGAAAACCTACCCCCGTCCTCAAAACCATAAATTATTAGCACAAAACTGGCAAACTCGTCTTTATTTATATGTTTTAGCAGAAACGAGCAACTATTTACCTGAACAAATTTCTATGACCTATTGGTTCGTACAATTAGAAGGTGAAAATAAACCGCAAAGCCTCAAATTTACTTACAACAATATACAGCATGAACAAACTAGAAATGATTTAACTAGCATCTTAAACCAACTAACAAAATGGTTGAAATTATATCATGAAGAAGGCGAACCCTTTCCCCAAGTAGAAATTACATCTAACAATTGCGATTTTTGTCAGTTTATCACTCGCTGCGATCGCAGTCCCGAAACTGAAGAAAATACCTTAAGCAACATTACGGTAACTGCACCCCCAGATTGGCTACCGAATCTAGGTATGATTGAAGAAATATCTATTTAA
- a CDS encoding single-stranded-DNA-specific exonuclease RecJ, which produces MPEQPQNWQIQPPIHPPTWLIEAVKSHAPELPGHYAASLLMSRGIQNPEQIAGFLNPNLYQPASPFEFGQEMNLAVERVLQARNNAENIAIWGDFDADGITSTSVLWDGLGQFFSQNEQLTYYIPNRLTESHGLNNPGIDALAKSGITLIITCDTGSTNLAEIDYARSLGIDIIVTDHHTLPEERPQVVAIINPRYLPSTHQLFHLSGVAVAYKLIEALYQSLPNVPQRPLEDLLVLVAIGLIADLVQLTGDCRYLAQKGIECLGKQITNSTRPGITKLLELCKRSGDRPTDISFGLGPRINAVSRIQGDASFCVELLTSQDRKRCDQLALSTELANTRRKSIQKDVAKDVNEKLAKLDLSTTSVIVLADSQWPVGVLGLVAGQVAQEYGRPTILLSTEGAGEMGSGGAGEQGRWGAGEMGSGGDGEQLPITNYQLPITNYQLPITNYPILARGSARSVSQIDLYQLVKSQAHLLHRFGGHPFAAGLSLPVENISLFTDAINQQLRGQMVNGLPSPTIQADLIVTVSELGRELFQELKLLEPCGMGNPAPKLLIQNCWFENTWHCNQKDLRGNKVQYIKTDFEIRDESSDRAFPGIWWGHYKDEIPTGPCDAIVELDFNTYKKRYEVRLIALRPNGENAPVNIPAQIDWILDWRNSQNQDESAIALSPSPLIIAECPTSWGELQAWFRRGLHSQQKLAIAYSLPPSPPPIQIWQQLVGIAKYLSRTNQIVTRRQLRQKLGISDVSLQLGFKTLTHLGFQVTYRDRAFHITRHPLEKPSVTLSHPTHSHQVSMSHSEALSHSIERFLAVVSEEQFRRRYFCEVSFATIQAMAQETLLNDLDSSATPF; this is translated from the coding sequence ATGCCGGAACAACCTCAAAATTGGCAAATTCAGCCCCCAATTCACCCGCCAACTTGGTTAATTGAAGCCGTCAAAAGTCACGCCCCTGAATTGCCAGGGCATTATGCGGCCTCACTATTAATGTCAAGGGGAATTCAAAACCCCGAACAAATAGCTGGTTTTTTGAACCCCAATCTTTATCAACCAGCAAGTCCTTTTGAATTTGGGCAAGAAATGAATCTTGCCGTAGAGCGAGTTCTGCAAGCACGTAATAATGCAGAAAATATTGCTATTTGGGGAGATTTTGACGCAGATGGTATTACCTCAACTTCTGTTCTTTGGGATGGTTTAGGGCAGTTTTTCTCTCAAAATGAACAACTTACTTACTATATTCCCAATCGTCTCACTGAATCTCATGGCCTCAATAACCCTGGAATTGATGCGTTAGCCAAATCAGGAATTACTTTAATTATCACCTGCGACACGGGCAGCACAAATTTAGCAGAAATTGACTATGCTCGCAGTTTAGGAATAGATATTATTGTCACAGATCATCATACGCTACCAGAAGAACGCCCTCAAGTAGTAGCTATCATCAATCCCCGCTATTTACCCTCGACCCACCAACTTTTTCACCTCTCTGGTGTAGCAGTTGCTTACAAGCTAATTGAAGCACTTTATCAAAGTTTGCCCAATGTTCCTCAACGCCCTTTAGAAGACCTATTAGTTTTAGTAGCTATTGGTTTAATTGCTGATTTAGTGCAACTCACAGGTGACTGCCGTTACTTAGCACAAAAGGGGATAGAATGTCTAGGGAAACAAATCACAAATTCTACTCGACCAGGGATTACTAAACTATTAGAATTGTGCAAAAGAAGTGGCGATCGCCCTACAGATATTTCTTTCGGACTCGGCCCTAGAATTAACGCAGTTAGCCGCATTCAAGGTGATGCTAGTTTTTGCGTGGAATTGTTGACTAGCCAGGATAGAAAACGCTGCGACCAACTAGCACTTTCAACTGAATTAGCTAATACTCGCCGCAAATCTATACAGAAAGATGTTGCTAAAGATGTCAATGAAAAATTAGCTAAACTTGATTTGTCAACTACCAGTGTAATTGTTTTAGCGGACTCCCAATGGCCTGTCGGTGTCTTAGGATTAGTAGCAGGTCAAGTCGCGCAAGAATACGGTCGCCCTACCATTTTACTCAGTACAGAAGGAGCGGGGGAGATGGGGAGCGGGGGAGCGGGGGAGCAGGGGAGATGGGGAGCGGGGGAGATGGGGAGCGGGGGAGATGGGGAACAATTACCAATTACCAATTACCAATTACCAATTACCAATTACCAATTACCAATTACCAATTACCCAATTTTAGCCAGAGGTTCTGCCCGTTCAGTTAGCCAAATTGACCTTTACCAATTGGTGAAAAGTCAAGCTCATTTATTACACCGTTTCGGCGGTCATCCCTTTGCTGCTGGATTAAGTTTGCCCGTTGAAAATATTTCTTTATTTACAGATGCAATTAATCAACAATTGCGAGGGCAAATGGTTAATGGTTTACCTTCCCCAACTATCCAAGCTGACCTGATTGTTACAGTCTCTGAATTGGGGCGAGAGTTATTTCAAGAACTTAAACTCCTCGAACCTTGCGGCATGGGGAATCCTGCGCCTAAATTGTTGATTCAAAACTGTTGGTTTGAAAATACATGGCACTGCAACCAGAAGGATTTAAGAGGTAATAAAGTACAATATATCAAAACCGATTTTGAAATTAGAGACGAATCTAGCGATCGCGCATTTCCTGGGATTTGGTGGGGACACTACAAAGATGAAATTCCCACAGGGCCCTGCGATGCTATAGTCGAGCTTGACTTCAATACTTATAAAAAACGCTATGAAGTGCGGCTGATTGCTTTGCGACCAAATGGCGAAAATGCGCCCGTAAACATTCCTGCCCAAATTGATTGGATATTAGACTGGCGCAATAGCCAAAACCAAGACGAGTCAGCGATCGCCCTCTCTCCTTCACCCCTGATAATTGCAGAATGTCCCACTAGCTGGGGCGAATTACAAGCATGGTTTAGGCGGGGACTCCACTCACAACAGAAACTGGCGATCGCCTACAGTCTCCCACCATCCCCGCCCCCTATCCAAATCTGGCAACAGCTAGTGGGAATTGCCAAATACCTCAGTCGTACCAACCAAATAGTTACCCGCAGACAACTAAGACAGAAATTAGGCATCAGCGACGTATCCCTACAACTGGGATTCAAAACTTTAACCCATCTCGGTTTCCAAGTCACTTACCGCGATCGCGCCTTTCACATCACCAGACATCCCCTAGAAAAACCATCAGTAACTTTATCTCACCCAACCCATTCTCACCAAGTCTCAATGTCCCATTCTGAAGCGCTTTCCCACTCCATAGAACGATTCTTAGCTGTAGTTTCAGAAGAACAATTTCGCCGCCGCTATTTCTGCGAAGTTTCCTTTGCTACCATTCAGGCTATGGCCCAAGAAACCCTTTTAAATGACCTCGATTCCTCAGCTACTCCTTTCTAA
- the gatB gene encoding Asp-tRNA(Asn)/Glu-tRNA(Gln) amidotransferase subunit GatB, with the protein MTTAAPVKTQYEAIIGLETHCQLGTKTKIFSSSSTEFGGVPNSNIDPICMGMPGVLPVLNQKVLEYAVKAGLALKCQIAPYSKFDRKQYFYPDLPKNYQISQFDLPIATNGWLEIELIDDGGNSTRKKIGITRLHMEEDAGKLVHGGSDRLSGSTYSMVDYNRAGIPLIEIVSEPDLRSGAEAAEYAQELRRIVRYLGVSDGNMQEGSLRCDVNISVRPVGREEFGTKVEIKNMNSFNAIHRAIDFEIERQIQALENGDRIFQETRLWEEGKQCTVSMRLKEGSSDYRYFPEPDIPPIEVSPEQLGHWEAELPELPASKRDRYENKIGLSAYDARVLTDDRAVAEYFEAAIAAGGNPKQVANWVMGDITAYLKNEKLNITQLPFKPDGLAELISLIDAGTISGKIAKDLLPKLLSEGGSPKQAIEAAGVTQISDAATLEAAIDRVIAENPKELEQYRSGKTKLLGFFVGQVMKQTEGRADPKLTNQLLNKKLNG; encoded by the coding sequence ATGACCACTGCTGCACCAGTTAAAACTCAATACGAAGCCATTATCGGTCTGGAAACCCACTGTCAGTTGGGTACTAAAACTAAGATTTTCTCTAGTTCCTCTACAGAATTTGGTGGTGTCCCGAATTCCAATATAGATCCGATTTGTATGGGAATGCCGGGAGTGTTGCCGGTACTGAATCAGAAGGTGCTGGAGTATGCTGTGAAGGCAGGGCTGGCGTTAAAGTGTCAGATTGCACCCTATAGCAAGTTTGACCGCAAGCAATATTTTTATCCAGATTTACCCAAAAATTATCAAATTTCTCAGTTCGATTTGCCGATCGCGACTAATGGCTGGCTAGAAATTGAGTTGATTGATGATGGGGGTAACTCTACACGCAAAAAAATTGGGATTACTCGCCTGCACATGGAGGAGGATGCAGGAAAATTGGTTCATGGCGGCAGCGATCGCCTCTCTGGTTCGACTTATTCGATGGTAGACTACAACCGCGCTGGGATTCCGTTAATCGAAATAGTCTCGGAACCGGATTTGCGATCGGGTGCGGAAGCTGCCGAATATGCCCAAGAATTGCGCCGTATCGTCCGCTATCTCGGTGTTAGCGACGGTAATATGCAGGAAGGTTCGCTACGCTGTGACGTGAATATTTCCGTGCGTCCCGTTGGCAGAGAGGAGTTTGGCACTAAAGTCGAGATTAAAAATATGAACTCCTTTAATGCTATCCACCGGGCGATCGACTTTGAAATTGAACGGCAAATTCAAGCTTTGGAAAATGGCGATCGCATTTTCCAAGAAACCCGGCTCTGGGAAGAAGGCAAGCAGTGTACTGTGAGTATGCGGCTCAAAGAAGGTTCTAGCGATTACCGCTACTTCCCAGAACCTGACATCCCCCCGATTGAGGTATCGCCGGAACAGTTAGGGCACTGGGAAGCGGAACTTCCAGAATTACCAGCTTCTAAACGCGATCGCTACGAAAATAAAATCGGTCTTTCTGCCTATGATGCCCGCGTATTGACGGACGATAGAGCAGTGGCTGAGTATTTTGAAGCCGCGATCGCAGCAGGTGGTAATCCTAAGCAAGTCGCTAACTGGGTAATGGGTGACATCACCGCCTACCTGAAAAATGAAAAGCTCAATATTACCCAGCTACCTTTTAAACCCGACGGTTTAGCGGAACTGATTTCTTTAATTGATGCTGGCACGATCAGCGGCAAAATCGCTAAGGATTTGTTACCCAAGTTATTATCTGAGGGTGGTTCTCCGAAGCAAGCGATCGAAGCGGCGGGCGTTACCCAAATCTCCGATGCTGCAACTCTAGAAGCTGCGATCGATCGCGTCATCGCTGAGAATCCCAAGGAACTAGAACAGTACCGCAGTGGCAAAACTAAGCTGTTGGGCTTTTTTGTCGGCCAGGTAATGAAACAAACTGAGGGACGTGCCGATCCCAAGCTTACTAATCAATTGTTGAACAAAAAACTCAATGGTTAG